The nucleotide sequence CACACCGCCGGGCATCAGCACCATGGCCGAGGACTGCTCCATCAGCAGGATGGCCAGGCGTAGCGCATTGGTGACCACCACCAGGTCTCGCCGATCCAGGATTTCCTTGGCCAGGTAGTAGCAGGTCGTCGAGGAGTCCAGGGCGATGACATCGCCGTGGCGCACCAGGGGGGCCACGGACCGGGCGATGCGCTGCTTGACATCTCGTGAATGCCTCAACCTCATCTCGAAGGCACCCTCGTCACTGGTGCCGACGCTCACCGCCCCACCGCGAATCCGTCGCAGCATGGCCCGGCGCTCCAAACCTTCCAGATCCTTGCGGACCGTGACGGCGGAGACCCCGAATTCGGTGGCCAGGTCGTTCACCACCACGCGGCCCTGCGCGGTGAGCGTGTTGAGGATCGCCTGTTCGCGGGCGAACTCGTCGAGGGACGACACGAGCGGGGGGCCTCCTGTTCGCATCCTCTTCGCATCGCGGACGGTGCCGCACCGCTGAGCTGTTGTTCGCACGGCCAGGCGCGGGCGAAGACCGTCACGGGGCCTCGGCGGACGCCTTCGACCGAAAGCAAACGTAACGGCCTCGGGGTCCCTGGTCAATGCAACCGAATCAAACGAAAGCGCTCCGCTTGCGTTGGGTCGATCTAATGGTTTCGTTAAGTGTCCGTCCAGTTTTCGCACGGATCGTTCCCCGGCCGAACCGCCCGCACACCTCAGGGCAGAACCGTGGAGGCCCTGATCACCAGATCCGGCTCGAAGACCACCTGTCGGTGACGGTGGGACTCGGCGGAGACGACTTCCTCGATGAGCAGATCGGCAGCGGTGCGCCCGAGGTCCTCCCTCGGCTGACGGACGGAGGTCAGCGGAACGGCGGCGGCGCCGGCGAAGTCGATGTCGTCGTACCCGACGATCGCCACGTCGTCGGGGACGGCGATGTGGTGACGCGTCATCTCCTGCAGGACACCGAGCGCGATCAGGTCGTTGACGCAGAACACCGCGGTCGGCCGGCGTCTGGCGGGCATGGCGGCGATGCGCTCACCCATCGACCGGCCGGCACTGAACACCGGTCCGTCGGTCTCCATCACGGTCACCCGGATCCCGGCGCGCTCGGCGGCCGTCCTGGCCCCGCGAAGTCGGTCGGCCACCTGCTTGGTCGACAGCGGCCCCCCGATGAAGGTGATTCGCCGGTGCCCCAATGACACCAGGTGGTCGACGGCCAGTTCGCCACCGACCAGGTCGTCGACCGACACCGAGCACTGGCGGCGATGGGAACTCCGATCGACGAGCACCAGAGGCATTCCGCGACGCCGGATCTCCTCGATCGGACTGCTCGCGCGCGCGGCCGGCGTGATCAGGATCCCGGAGGCTCGCTGTTCCTGGAGCAGGCTGAGATAGTGATCCTCGCGGGTCGCGTCATCACCGCTGTTGCAGAGCACGAGGGACAGACCCGCCTGCGCCACACTGGATTCGACGCCCGCAGCGAGGTCGGTGAAGAACGGATTGCGGATGTCCAGCACGACCAGACCGATCGAGCGACTCCGCCCGGCCCGCAACTGCCGGGCCGCCTCGTTCCGGATGAAACCGAGTTCGTCGATCGCGGCCAGCACCCTGGCTCTGGTGGCGGGGGCCACCCGCTCCGGCCGGTTGAGGACGTTCGAGACGGTGCCGAGCGAAACGCCGGCCTTCTTGGCCACATCGATGACGCTGACCTCCCCCGACATCCCATCGCCTCCACCGAGCCTCGTTGAATCGCATCAAAGTACTCCACGGCGTCCGGCGTGGCTGCGCACTCGTCGACCTGCACCGTCGTTTCGAAATCGGCCGACTTTCAGACGAGCCCCGGTCTGCGACGACCGCCCTGTCGGGCCGGGCCCGTTCGGGCGTCGGATCACCTTTCGGGCCCCGGTTTGGTAAC is from Nakamurella sp. PAMC28650 and encodes:
- a CDS encoding DeoR/GlpR family DNA-binding transcription regulator — its product is MSSLDEFAREQAILNTLTAQGRVVVNDLATEFGVSAVTVRKDLEGLERRAMLRRIRGGAVSVGTSDEGAFEMRLRHSRDVKQRIARSVAPLVRHGDVIALDSSTTCYYLAKEILDRRDLVVVTNALRLAILLMEQSSAMVLMPGGVLRRSAGSMVGPIGDVLTGRGRINKGFFGVIAISTVHGLMDLSAEEAHTKQFMAKACDQVYGVFDSSKVDGFGLHSFAGVDEIDAMFTDDGMDAAAIEQWSKLGVPVHLASGPADRGTGRRTDRAR
- a CDS encoding LacI family DNA-binding transcriptional regulator; the protein is MSGEVSVIDVAKKAGVSLGTVSNVLNRPERVAPATRARVLAAIDELGFIRNEAARQLRAGRSRSIGLVVLDIRNPFFTDLAAGVESSVAQAGLSLVLCNSGDDATREDHYLSLLQEQRASGILITPAARASSPIEEIRRRGMPLVLVDRSSHRRQCSVSVDDLVGGELAVDHLVSLGHRRITFIGGPLSTKQVADRLRGARTAAERAGIRVTVMETDGPVFSAGRSMGERIAAMPARRRPTAVFCVNDLIALGVLQEMTRHHIAVPDDVAIVGYDDIDFAGAAAVPLTSVRQPREDLGRTAADLLIEEVVSAESHRHRQVVFEPDLVIRASTVLP